The Nocardioides sp. S-1144 genome includes a region encoding these proteins:
- a CDS encoding amino acid ABC transporter permease encodes MRAVLDNFDAYLQAFGYTLFLFLVAGVLSMLLGTVLAAMRVGPVAVLRVVGTTYVTLVRNTPLVIVFAFFSFAAPDLGIRFGWLDVHIGPFDFTTFFGAAVVSLSLYTSAFVCEALRAGVNAVSLGQAEAARALGLPFAGVMREVVLPQAFRASIPPMASVQIALIKNTSVAAVFGVAEAVSQMRSFNNEFGTQRYGIALAFAIGYVLVVEVVSYFANRAERRYRVAT; translated from the coding sequence GTGAGAGCCGTCCTCGACAACTTCGACGCCTATCTCCAGGCCTTCGGCTACACCCTGTTCCTGTTCCTGGTCGCCGGCGTGCTCTCGATGCTCCTCGGCACCGTCCTGGCGGCGATGCGCGTCGGTCCGGTCGCGGTCCTGCGCGTCGTGGGCACGACCTACGTGACGCTGGTGCGCAACACGCCCCTCGTCATCGTCTTCGCGTTCTTCTCCTTCGCCGCACCCGACCTCGGGATCCGCTTCGGGTGGCTCGACGTCCACATCGGCCCGTTCGACTTCACGACGTTCTTCGGTGCCGCGGTCGTCTCGCTCTCCCTGTACACCTCCGCCTTCGTCTGCGAGGCGCTGCGCGCCGGCGTCAACGCGGTCTCCCTCGGCCAGGCCGAGGCGGCCCGGGCCCTCGGCCTGCCGTTCGCCGGGGTGATGCGCGAGGTGGTGCTGCCGCAGGCCTTCCGGGCGTCAATCCCGCCGATGGCCAGCGTGCAGATCGCCCTGATCAAGAACACCTCGGTCGCCGCGGTCTTCGGCGTCGCGGAGGCCGTGAGCCAGATGCGGTCGTTCAACAACGAGTTCGGGACGCAGCGCTACGGGATCGCGCTGGCGTTCGCCATCGGGTACGTCCTCGTCGTCGAGGTCGTCTCCTACTTCGCCAACCGCGCGGAGCGACGCTACCGGGTGGCGACATGA
- a CDS encoding amino acid ABC transporter permease, with amino-acid sequence MSKTASILFDAPGPRTVVRHRLYSVAAALVVLVLVAWVLYRFGKAGQFEGEKWEVFTTPEYLSTLLVDGLLKTIQMAAFAVAGAVVFGFVFGIGKMSDHGFVRWPCWAVVELFRAVPVLLMMVFSWYAIGPSTDNSFLAVVVALTVYNGAVLAEVLRAGVLAVPRGQAEAAYALGMRKSQVMLLILMPQAVKIMLPAIISQCIVALKDTALGQYVLAPGLTAVSKQIYLEFNNRVPTMLVVALMYIGVNLLLTALATWLQRRYVGEKRVLQVSAAGTADQTTI; translated from the coding sequence ATGAGCAAGACGGCCAGCATCCTCTTCGACGCCCCGGGCCCGCGCACCGTCGTCCGGCACCGGCTCTACAGCGTCGCCGCGGCGCTCGTGGTCCTCGTCCTCGTCGCGTGGGTGCTCTACCGCTTCGGCAAGGCCGGCCAGTTCGAGGGCGAGAAGTGGGAGGTCTTCACCACTCCCGAGTACCTCAGCACCCTGCTGGTCGACGGCCTGCTGAAGACCATCCAGATGGCGGCGTTCGCCGTCGCCGGTGCCGTCGTCTTCGGCTTCGTGTTCGGCATCGGCAAGATGTCGGACCACGGGTTCGTCCGGTGGCCGTGCTGGGCGGTGGTCGAGCTGTTCCGTGCCGTCCCCGTGCTGCTCATGATGGTCTTCTCGTGGTACGCCATCGGCCCGTCGACCGACAACTCGTTCCTGGCCGTCGTGGTCGCCCTGACCGTCTACAACGGAGCCGTGCTCGCCGAGGTCCTGCGGGCCGGCGTGCTGGCCGTGCCGCGCGGGCAGGCCGAGGCCGCCTACGCCCTCGGCATGCGCAAGTCGCAGGTGATGCTGCTGATCCTGATGCCGCAGGCGGTCAAGATCATGCTGCCGGCGATCATCAGCCAGTGCATCGTGGCCCTCAAGGACACCGCGCTCGGGCAGTACGTGCTGGCCCCCGGCCTGACCGCGGTCTCCAAGCAGATCTACCTCGAGTTCAACAACCGGGTGCCGACCATGCTGGTCGTCGCGCTGATGTACATCGGCGTGAACCTGCTGCTCACCGCGCTGGCCACGTGGCTCCAGCGTCGCTACGTCGGCGAGAAGAGGGTGCTCCAGGTCTCGGCCGCGGGCACCGCCGACCAGACGACGATCTGA